From a single Couchioplanes caeruleus genomic region:
- a CDS encoding Clp protease N-terminal domain-containing protein has product MPKINVYLPDDLADAVREAGLPVSAICQRALDQAVRRVTAVRQTVLGELDADQLAARLPQFTARAVTVVSSAVDRARATGSPTVTTGHLLHGMLAEGANLGLQVLSAMEIDPAALAVPDGTEPGGGDGLRFSTAAANAVELTVSEAVGMGHNYVGCEHLLIGLATEPDGLAGRALRDVGADARSTRRAVTAALIGYAHLRATKAAQPPAEGLLTAVRAELAPLVRRIEALEGRLA; this is encoded by the coding sequence ATGCCGAAAATCAACGTGTACCTCCCCGACGACCTGGCCGACGCGGTCCGCGAGGCGGGGCTGCCCGTCTCCGCCATCTGTCAACGAGCACTGGACCAGGCCGTACGCCGCGTCACCGCGGTCCGGCAGACGGTGCTGGGCGAACTGGACGCGGACCAGTTGGCCGCACGGCTGCCGCAGTTCACCGCTCGGGCGGTCACGGTCGTGTCCTCGGCCGTCGATCGGGCCCGGGCCACCGGATCGCCGACCGTGACCACCGGGCACCTGCTGCACGGGATGCTCGCCGAAGGCGCCAACCTGGGGCTGCAGGTGCTCTCCGCGATGGAGATCGACCCGGCCGCCCTCGCCGTTCCCGACGGCACCGAGCCGGGCGGCGGGGACGGGTTGCGGTTCAGCACGGCGGCGGCGAACGCCGTCGAGCTCACCGTCAGCGAAGCGGTCGGGATGGGGCACAACTACGTGGGCTGCGAACATCTGCTGATCGGCCTCGCCACCGAGCCCGACGGCCTCGCCGGGCGCGCGCTGCGGGACGTCGGCGCGGACGCCCGCTCCACCCGGCGCGCGGTCACCGCCGCGCTCATCGGCTACGCCCACCTGCGCGCCACCAAGGCGGCACAACCGCCGGCGGAGGGCCTGCTCACGGCCGTGCGGGCGGAACTGGCTCCGCTCGTACGCCGGATCGAGGCCCTGGAAGGTCGCCTCGCCTAG
- the aroB gene encoding 3-dehydroquinate synthase translates to MDDVTRIPVAGDRPYDVLVGRGLLAALPALTDGAVRAAILHAPPLEQRAEAVAGALQEAGLRPLPIEVPDAEAGKTVEVAARCWDELGAAGFTRTDVVVGVGGGAVTDLAGFVAAGWLRGVRWVPVSSSLLGMVDAAVGGKTGVNTAAGKNLVGAFHPPAGVLCDLDLLTSLPADDLVAGLAEVVKCGFIADPVILDLVEGDPAAAVDPASPVLRELVERAIRVKAEVVGADLRESGLREILNYGHTLAHAIEKHERYAWRHGHAVAVGLVYAAELARLTGALDDATAARHRAVTSLLGLPASYRADAWPDLLAAMRVDKKARADTLRFVLLDGLAKPRTVAISDESVLERAYAAVAS, encoded by the coding sequence ATGGACGACGTGACCCGAATCCCCGTGGCCGGCGACCGGCCGTACGACGTGCTCGTCGGCCGTGGCCTGCTCGCGGCCCTGCCGGCGCTGACCGACGGCGCCGTGCGTGCCGCGATCCTGCACGCCCCGCCGCTCGAACAGCGCGCCGAGGCCGTGGCCGGCGCGCTGCAGGAGGCCGGCCTGCGCCCGCTGCCGATCGAGGTGCCCGACGCCGAGGCCGGCAAGACCGTCGAGGTCGCCGCGCGCTGCTGGGACGAGCTGGGCGCCGCCGGCTTCACCCGCACGGACGTCGTGGTCGGCGTCGGCGGGGGAGCGGTCACCGACCTGGCCGGCTTCGTGGCCGCCGGCTGGCTGCGCGGGGTGCGCTGGGTGCCGGTGTCGTCGTCGCTGCTCGGCATGGTCGACGCCGCGGTGGGCGGCAAGACCGGCGTCAACACCGCCGCCGGCAAGAACCTGGTCGGCGCCTTCCATCCGCCGGCCGGGGTGCTCTGCGACCTCGACCTGCTCACCTCGCTGCCCGCGGACGACCTGGTCGCCGGGCTCGCCGAGGTGGTCAAGTGCGGTTTCATCGCCGATCCGGTGATCCTCGACCTCGTGGAGGGCGACCCGGCCGCGGCCGTCGACCCCGCGAGCCCGGTGCTGCGCGAGCTGGTGGAGCGGGCGATCCGGGTCAAGGCCGAGGTGGTCGGGGCCGACCTGCGCGAGTCCGGGCTGCGCGAGATCCTCAACTACGGCCACACCCTCGCCCACGCGATCGAGAAGCATGAAAGGTACGCCTGGCGGCACGGTCACGCGGTCGCCGTCGGCCTGGTGTACGCGGCCGAGCTCGCCCGGCTGACCGGTGCGCTGGACGACGCCACGGCCGCCCGGCACCGCGCCGTGACGTCGCTGCTCGGCCTGCCGGCGTCGTACCGGGCGGACGCCTGGCCCGACCTGCTCGCCGCCATGCGCGTCGACAAGAAGGCCCGCGCGGACACCCTGCGGTTCGTGCTGCTCGACGGCCTCGCGAAACCACGGACTGTGGCGATCTCCGACGAGTCCGTGCTCGAGCGCGCGTACGCGGCGGTGGCCTCATGA
- the aroQ gene encoding type II 3-dehydroquinate dehydratase, protein MTRVYVLNGPNLGRLGTRQVDIYGVIAYADLVTLCQETGSELGLDVVVRQTDAEHEMLGWLHAAADEEAPVVLNPGAWSHYSYAVRDACAMLRAPLVEVHISNIHAREQFRHHSVVSAVATGVVAGLGVDGYRLALRHIAGRR, encoded by the coding sequence ATGACCCGGGTGTACGTGCTGAACGGGCCCAACCTCGGCCGGCTCGGCACCCGTCAGGTCGACATCTACGGCGTCATCGCGTACGCCGACCTCGTGACGCTGTGCCAGGAGACCGGCAGCGAGCTGGGGCTGGACGTGGTGGTCCGGCAGACCGACGCCGAGCACGAGATGCTCGGCTGGCTGCACGCCGCCGCCGACGAGGAGGCGCCCGTGGTGCTCAACCCGGGCGCGTGGTCGCACTACTCGTACGCGGTCCGCGACGCGTGCGCGATGCTGCGCGCACCGCTGGTCGAGGTGCACATCTCCAACATCCACGCCCGCGAGCAGTTCCGGCACCACTCGGTGGTCTCCGCGGTGGCCACCGGAGTCGTCGCCGGGCTCGGCGTGGACGGCTACCGGCTCGCCCTGCGGCACATCGCGGGACGCCGCTGA
- the efp gene encoding elongation factor P: MASTNDLKNGLVLNLDGELWAVVEFQHVKPGKGGAFVRTTLKNVLSGKVVDKTFNAGTKVDTATVDKRTMQYLYQDGEDFVFMDLDTFDQITVPGGTVGEAANYLLPEAEATVATHEGVPLYIELPTSVFLEVTYTEPGLQGDRSTGGTKPATVETGATVQVPLFITTGEKIKVDTRDGRYLGRS, from the coding sequence ATGGCTTCCACCAACGACCTGAAGAACGGCCTGGTGCTCAACCTCGACGGCGAGCTGTGGGCCGTGGTCGAGTTCCAGCACGTCAAGCCGGGTAAGGGTGGGGCGTTCGTGCGCACCACGCTCAAGAACGTGCTCTCCGGCAAGGTCGTGGACAAGACCTTCAACGCCGGCACCAAGGTCGACACGGCGACGGTCGACAAGCGCACGATGCAGTACCTGTACCAGGACGGCGAGGACTTCGTCTTCATGGACCTGGACACGTTCGACCAGATCACCGTCCCTGGCGGCACGGTCGGCGAGGCGGCCAACTATCTGCTGCCCGAGGCCGAGGCCACAGTCGCGACCCACGAGGGCGTGCCGCTCTACATCGAGCTGCCCACCAGCGTCTTCCTCGAGGTGACCTACACCGAGCCGGGCCTGCAGGGCGACCGCTCGACCGGCGGCACGAAGCCCGCCACCGTCGAGACCGGCGCGACCGTGCAGGTGCCGCTGTTCATCACCACCGGCGAGAAGATCAAGGTCGACACCCGCGACGGCCGTTACCTCGGCCGCAGCTGA
- the nusB gene encoding transcription antitermination factor NusB: MPARRKARKRALDVLYEADLRDLPPNQVMATYLERIAKPHPEHLDYTTGLVEGVAKHLDRIDELIASYAEGWTIDRMPVVDRNLARIAVYELLYEPDIDDPVAITEAVELAKQMSTDDSPRFLNGILGRIAEFATR, encoded by the coding sequence ATGCCTGCGCGCCGCAAGGCGCGCAAGCGTGCGCTCGACGTCCTCTACGAGGCCGACCTGCGCGACCTGCCGCCGAACCAGGTGATGGCCACCTACCTGGAGCGGATCGCCAAGCCCCACCCCGAACACCTGGACTACACGACCGGCCTGGTGGAGGGCGTCGCCAAGCACCTCGACCGGATCGACGAGCTGATCGCCAGCTACGCCGAGGGCTGGACCATCGACCGCATGCCGGTGGTGGACCGCAACCTCGCCCGCATCGCGGTGTACGAGCTGCTCTACGAGCCGGACATCGACGACCCGGTGGCGATCACCGAGGCGGTCGAGCTGGCGAAGCAGATGTCCACGGACGACAGCCCGCGCTTCCTGAACGGCATCCTCGGCCGCATCGCCGAGTTCGCCACCCGCTGA
- a CDS encoding transcriptional regulator BldD, with protein sequence MPSEYAKSLGARLRSIRQQQGLSLQGVEEKSNGRWKAVVVGSYERGDRAVTVSRLAELADFYRVPVSELLPDGSGVRLEATNKIVLDLEKLYDAAGEDLAYVARYARAIQQQRGDYNGRVLSIRADDLRALAIVYDISPSGLIERLTEAGVLVADPRAFFAS encoded by the coding sequence ATGCCGTCTGAGTACGCCAAGTCGCTGGGCGCCCGCCTGCGTTCCATCCGCCAGCAGCAGGGCCTGTCCCTGCAGGGCGTGGAAGAGAAGTCGAACGGCCGGTGGAAGGCCGTCGTGGTGGGCTCGTACGAGCGTGGCGACCGAGCTGTCACCGTCTCGCGCCTCGCCGAACTGGCCGACTTCTACCGGGTTCCCGTCTCGGAGCTGTTGCCCGACGGCAGCGGCGTCCGGCTCGAGGCCACCAACAAGATCGTGCTGGACCTGGAGAAGCTGTACGACGCGGCCGGCGAGGACCTGGCCTACGTCGCGCGCTACGCCCGGGCCATCCAGCAGCAGCGCGGTGACTACAACGGTCGCGTGCTCTCGATCCGCGCGGACGACCTGCGCGCGCTCGCCATCGTGTACGACATCTCGCCGTCGGGCCTGATCGAGCGTCTGACGGAGGCCGGCGTGCTCGTCGCCGACCCGCGCGCCTTCTTCGCCAGCTGA
- the pyrR gene encoding bifunctional pyr operon transcriptional regulator/uracil phosphoribosyltransferase PyrR, producing the protein MAYPRADTGSATKIILSGSDLQRVVDRIAHQILEKTSGATGTVLLGIPTRGVPLARRLASRIHAFEGIDIPVGALDITLYRDDLRLHATRALGKTDIPGDGLDGRRVILVDDVLFSGRTVRAALDALSDVGRPSSVQLAVLVDRGHRELPIRADYVGKNIPTALAEKVKVSLAETDNGVDEVKLYGGAA; encoded by the coding sequence GTGGCATACCCACGCGCCGACACAGGCAGCGCCACCAAGATCATTCTTTCCGGGTCCGACCTGCAACGGGTCGTCGACCGGATCGCGCACCAGATCCTCGAGAAGACGTCCGGCGCCACCGGCACCGTCCTGCTCGGCATCCCGACCCGCGGCGTCCCGCTGGCGCGCCGCCTCGCCTCCCGGATCCACGCCTTCGAGGGCATCGACATCCCGGTCGGCGCGCTGGACATCACGCTCTACCGCGACGACCTGCGGCTGCACGCGACGCGCGCGCTGGGCAAGACCGACATCCCCGGCGACGGGCTCGACGGGCGCCGCGTCATCCTCGTCGACGACGTGCTCTTCTCCGGGCGCACGGTGCGGGCCGCACTCGACGCGCTCAGCGACGTCGGCCGGCCCAGTTCGGTGCAGCTCGCCGTACTGGTCGACCGTGGCCACCGCGAGCTGCCCATCCGCGCCGACTACGTGGGCAAGAACATCCCGACCGCGCTCGCCGAGAAGGTGAAGGTGTCGCTGGCCGAGACCGACAACGGCGTCGACGAGGTCAAGCTGTACGGAGGAGCCGCATGA
- a CDS encoding aspartate carbamoyltransferase catalytic subunit has protein sequence MIKHLRSAADVDADTATLILDTAAEMAALAGREVKKLPTLRGRTVVNLFYEDSTRTRISFEAAAKRLSADVINFSAKGSSVSKGESLKDTALTLQAMGADAVVIRHPASGAPHRLASWVDGSVINAGDGTHEHPTQALLDAYTMRSRLGRIDGLKVAIVGDVLHSRVARSNVLLLTTLGARVTLVGPPTLIPVDIAAALSPGTELARSGKPTVTRTGVSYDLDSVLPATDVVMMLRVQTERMQDSYFPSAREYSRRYGLDAPRMRKLPEHAIVMHPGPMNRGMEIAPEVADSSRSTIVEQVANGVSARMAVLYLLLGGKA, from the coding sequence ATGATCAAGCACCTGAGGTCCGCCGCGGACGTGGACGCGGACACCGCCACGCTGATCCTCGACACCGCCGCGGAGATGGCCGCCCTGGCCGGTCGCGAGGTCAAGAAGCTGCCCACCCTGCGCGGGCGTACGGTCGTCAACCTCTTCTACGAGGACTCCACCCGGACCCGGATCTCGTTCGAGGCCGCGGCCAAGCGGCTCTCCGCCGACGTCATCAACTTCTCGGCGAAGGGCTCCAGCGTCTCGAAGGGCGAGAGCCTCAAGGACACGGCGCTGACCCTGCAGGCGATGGGCGCCGACGCGGTCGTGATCCGGCACCCCGCCTCGGGCGCGCCGCACCGGCTCGCGTCCTGGGTGGACGGTTCGGTGATCAACGCCGGCGACGGCACCCACGAGCACCCCACGCAGGCGCTGCTGGACGCGTACACGATGCGGTCGCGGCTCGGACGCATCGACGGCCTGAAGGTCGCGATCGTGGGTGACGTCCTGCACAGCCGGGTCGCCCGCTCGAACGTCCTGCTGCTCACGACGCTGGGCGCCCGGGTCACGCTGGTGGGCCCGCCGACGCTGATCCCGGTCGACATCGCGGCCGCCCTCTCGCCCGGCACTGAGCTTGCCCGCAGCGGAAAACCGACAGTAACCCGGACAGGAGTGTCGTACGACCTCGATAGCGTCCTGCCCGCAACGGACGTCGTCATGATGCTGCGGGTGCAGACCGAGCGGATGCAGGACTCGTATTTCCCCTCCGCCCGTGAATACAGCCGCCGCTACGGGCTCGACGCCCCGCGCATGAGGAAGCTGCCGGAGCACGCGATCGTCATGCACCCCGGTCCGATGAACCGGGGCATGGAGATCGCGCCCGAGGTGGCCGACTCGTCCCGCTCCACGATCGTCGAACAGGTCGCCAACGGCGTCAGCGCCCGGATGGCCGTTCTCTACCTCTTGCTGGGAGGCAAGGCATGA
- a CDS encoding dihydroorotase, whose product MTSYLIKGVSVVGGKPADLLIRDGVVAEGGGRADETIDGEGLVALPGLVDLHTHLREPGREDAETVETGSRAAALGGYTAVFAMANTSPVADTAGVVEQVWRLGREAGLVDVQPIGAVTVGLAGKQLAELGAMATSAANVRIFSDDGHCVADPRLMRRALEYVKAFDGIIAQHAEEPRLTEGAQMHEGEISTRLGLTGWPAVAEEAIIARDVLLAEHVGSRLHVCHVSTAGSVEVLRQAKARGVRVTAEVTPHHLLLTDELAASYDPVYKVNPPLRTTADVQALRQALIDGVIDIVATDHAPHAVEDKECEWAYARPGMVGLETALPVVLSILGEKWELIAERMSRTPARIAGLTGHGTDLAVGSPANLTLVDPSARRVVDPAELASRSRNTPYAGTTLPGRIVATFLRGEPTVLDGKAVK is encoded by the coding sequence ATGACCTCGTACCTCATCAAGGGTGTCTCCGTGGTCGGCGGGAAGCCGGCCGACCTGCTGATCCGCGACGGTGTCGTCGCCGAGGGCGGCGGCAGGGCGGACGAGACGATCGACGGCGAGGGCCTGGTCGCGCTGCCCGGCCTGGTCGACCTGCACACCCACCTGCGCGAGCCGGGCCGCGAGGACGCCGAGACGGTCGAGACCGGCTCGCGCGCGGCGGCCCTCGGCGGCTACACCGCGGTCTTCGCGATGGCCAACACCTCCCCGGTCGCCGACACCGCCGGGGTGGTCGAGCAGGTCTGGCGGCTGGGCCGCGAGGCCGGGCTGGTCGACGTGCAGCCGATCGGCGCGGTCACCGTCGGGCTGGCCGGCAAGCAGCTCGCCGAGCTGGGCGCGATGGCCACCTCCGCGGCGAACGTCCGGATCTTCTCCGACGACGGCCACTGTGTCGCCGACCCGCGGCTGATGCGCCGCGCGCTGGAGTACGTGAAGGCTTTCGACGGGATCATCGCCCAGCACGCCGAGGAGCCGCGGCTCACCGAGGGCGCACAGATGCACGAGGGCGAGATCTCCACCCGGCTGGGCCTGACCGGCTGGCCCGCGGTCGCCGAGGAGGCGATCATCGCCCGCGACGTGCTGCTCGCCGAGCACGTCGGCAGCCGCCTGCACGTCTGCCATGTCTCGACCGCCGGGTCCGTCGAGGTGCTGCGCCAGGCCAAGGCCCGGGGGGTACGGGTGACCGCCGAGGTCACGCCGCACCACCTGCTGCTCACCGACGAGCTCGCCGCCAGCTACGACCCCGTCTACAAGGTGAACCCGCCGCTGCGCACCACCGCCGACGTGCAGGCGTTGCGGCAGGCGCTGATCGACGGGGTCATCGACATCGTCGCCACCGACCACGCCCCGCACGCCGTCGAGGACAAGGAGTGCGAATGGGCGTACGCCCGGCCGGGCATGGTGGGTCTGGAGACCGCCCTGCCGGTGGTCCTCAGCATCCTCGGTGAGAAGTGGGAGCTGATCGCCGAGCGCATGTCCCGCACCCCCGCCCGCATCGCGGGCCTGACCGGGCACGGCACCGACCTGGCGGTCGGCTCGCCGGCCAACCTCACGCTGGTGGACCCGTCCGCCCGCCGGGTCGTCGACCCGGCCGAGCTGGCGAGCCGCAGCCGCAACACACCGTACGCGGGCACCACCCTGCCGGGTCGCATCGTCGCGACCTTCCTCCGGGGAGAGCCGACAGTCCTGGACGGGAAGGCCGTCAAGTAA
- the carA gene encoding glutamine-hydrolyzing carbamoyl-phosphate synthase small subunit, with product MKPAILVLEDGRTFKGTSYGAEGETFGEAVFTTGMTGYQETLTDPSYHRQVVIQTAPQIGNTGVNDEDDESGRIWVAGYVVRDPARRPSNWRATGDLGERLAAEGVVGISGVDTRALTRHLRSRGAMRVGISTVDLDPASLLERVKASPQMVGADLSAEVTTPQRYTVEAVGEHRYTVAALDLGIKRNVSRRLAERGVTTHVFPATSSIEDLLAVSPDAVFLSPGPGDPATADGPVSLARAVLSRRVPLFGICFGSQILGRALGFGTYKLGYGHRGINQPVFDRTTGKVEVTSHNHGFAVDAPLNTVIDTDFGGVEVSHVCLNDNVVEGLRALEVPAFTVQYHPEAAAGPHDADYLFDRFVELVEKVDA from the coding sequence ATGAAACCAGCGATTCTCGTGCTCGAAGACGGGCGCACATTCAAGGGAACGTCCTACGGCGCCGAGGGGGAGACCTTCGGCGAGGCCGTGTTCACCACCGGCATGACCGGCTATCAGGAGACGCTGACCGATCCGTCGTACCACCGGCAGGTCGTGATCCAGACGGCTCCGCAGATCGGCAACACCGGCGTCAACGACGAGGACGACGAGTCCGGCCGGATCTGGGTCGCCGGCTACGTCGTGCGCGACCCGGCCCGCCGCCCGTCCAACTGGCGCGCCACCGGCGACCTGGGCGAGCGCCTCGCCGCCGAGGGCGTGGTCGGCATCAGCGGTGTCGACACCCGCGCGCTGACCCGCCACCTGCGCTCGCGCGGCGCGATGCGGGTGGGCATCTCCACCGTCGACCTCGACCCGGCGTCGCTGCTGGAGCGGGTGAAGGCGTCGCCGCAGATGGTCGGCGCCGACCTCTCCGCCGAGGTCACCACGCCGCAGCGGTACACGGTCGAGGCCGTCGGCGAGCACCGGTACACCGTGGCGGCGCTCGACCTGGGCATCAAGCGCAACGTGTCGCGCCGGCTGGCCGAGCGCGGCGTCACCACGCACGTCTTCCCGGCCACCTCGTCCATCGAGGACCTGCTCGCGGTGAGCCCGGACGCGGTGTTCCTCTCGCCCGGCCCGGGCGACCCCGCCACCGCCGACGGGCCGGTCTCGCTGGCCCGCGCGGTGCTGAGCCGCCGGGTGCCGCTGTTCGGCATCTGCTTCGGCAGCCAGATCCTCGGCCGCGCGCTCGGCTTCGGCACCTACAAGCTCGGGTACGGCCACCGCGGCATCAACCAGCCGGTGTTCGACAGGACCACCGGCAAGGTCGAGGTGACCAGCCACAACCACGGGTTCGCGGTCGACGCGCCGCTGAACACCGTGATCGACACCGACTTCGGCGGGGTCGAGGTCTCACACGTCTGCCTCAACGACAACGTGGTCGAGGGCTTGCGGGCGCTCGAGGTGCCCGCCTTCACCGTCCAGTACCACCCCGAGGCGGCGGCGGGCCCGCACGACGCGGATTACCTGTTCGACCGGTTCGTCGAGCTCGTCGAGAAGGTTGATGCCTGA